One stretch of Comamonas testosteroni DNA includes these proteins:
- a CDS encoding response regulator transcription factor, with protein sequence MRILIAEDDQVLADGLLRTLRSSGAVVSHVANGSEADTALLTSSEFDLLILDLGLPKVHGLEVLKRLRGRGDALPVLILTAADSIEERVQGLDYGADDYMAKPFALSELEARVRALTRRGMGGASSTIKHGPLVYDQTGRVATIDGKMVELSARELGLLEVLLQRAGRLVSKDQLVERLCEWGEEVSNNAIEVYIHRLRKKIEKGPIRIATVRGLGYCLEKIAPP encoded by the coding sequence ATGCGCATACTGATTGCCGAAGACGACCAGGTGCTGGCAGACGGCCTGCTGCGCACGCTGCGCAGCTCGGGCGCCGTCGTCAGCCATGTGGCCAATGGCAGCGAGGCCGATACCGCCTTGCTGACCAGCAGCGAATTCGATTTGCTGATTCTCGATCTGGGCCTGCCCAAGGTACACGGCCTGGAAGTGCTCAAGCGCCTGCGTGGGCGCGGCGATGCGCTGCCGGTGCTGATTCTCACGGCCGCCGATTCGATCGAAGAGCGCGTACAGGGCCTGGACTATGGTGCCGACGACTACATGGCCAAGCCGTTTGCGCTGTCCGAGCTGGAAGCGCGCGTGCGCGCCCTCACGCGTCGCGGCATGGGCGGCGCCAGCTCCACCATCAAGCACGGCCCGCTGGTCTATGACCAGACCGGCCGGGTCGCCACCATCGACGGCAAGATGGTGGAGTTGTCGGCGCGCGAGCTGGGCCTGCTGGAGGTGCTGCTGCAGCGCGCAGGCCGTCTGGTCAGCAAGGACCAGCTGGTGGAGCGTCTATGCGAATGGGGCGAGGAGGTGAGCAACAATGCCATCGAGGTCTATATCCACCGCCTGCGCAAGAAAATCGAGAAAGGCCCGATCCGCATCGCCACCGTGCGCGGCCTCGGTTATTGCCTGGAAAAGATAGCTCCCCCCTGA
- a CDS encoding sensor histidine kinase, translated as MKIFQREQRSLFGEILDWMLTPLLLLWPVSLALTWLVAQGLANKPFDRALEYNAQALAQLVIVQRGKVQFNLPQSASEILRADESDTVFFQVSGTRGEYLAGERDLPRPPAVDEDTPTGSVLLRDEEYKGIDLRVAYIWVRMPLPGEPNALVQVAETREKRSVLATEIIKGVMLPQFVILPLAALLVWLALARGIKPLHRLEERIRARKPEDLSPINHKDVPLEVVPLVDSVNDLLQRLHDSIATQKRFLADAAHQLKTPLAGLRMQADLAQREGTNTEDLKRSLAQIGRSSMRATHTVNQLLALARAESAVPAMQGCNLVRIVTDVVQDCLPRAMDKHIDLGYEGAGASTPGVWLNGNATLLTELVRNLVDNAINYTPSTSEQPGMVTVRVQADHFGQILLLQVEDSGPGVPLGERELIFQPFYRALGSEADGSGLGLPIVMEIARQHGAQVLLQDARPGHAPPGALFTVRFKAMPGQQ; from the coding sequence ATGAAAATCTTTCAGCGTGAGCAGCGATCCCTCTTTGGCGAGATCCTCGACTGGATGCTCACGCCACTGCTGCTGCTCTGGCCCGTGAGCCTGGCGCTGACCTGGCTGGTGGCCCAGGGCCTGGCCAACAAGCCCTTCGATCGCGCGCTGGAGTACAACGCCCAGGCCCTGGCCCAGCTGGTCATCGTTCAGCGCGGCAAGGTGCAGTTCAATCTGCCGCAGTCGGCCAGCGAGATCCTGCGCGCCGATGAATCGGACACGGTGTTCTTCCAGGTCAGCGGCACCAGGGGCGAATATCTGGCCGGCGAGCGCGACCTGCCCCGCCCACCCGCCGTCGACGAGGACACGCCCACCGGCTCGGTGCTGCTGCGCGATGAGGAATACAAGGGCATCGATCTGCGCGTGGCCTATATCTGGGTGCGCATGCCCCTGCCCGGCGAGCCCAACGCCCTGGTGCAGGTCGCGGAAACACGCGAAAAGCGCAGCGTGCTGGCCACGGAAATCATAAAGGGCGTGATGCTGCCGCAGTTCGTCATCCTGCCGCTGGCCGCCCTGCTGGTCTGGCTGGCGCTGGCGCGCGGCATCAAGCCGCTGCACCGGCTCGAAGAACGCATACGCGCGCGCAAGCCCGAAGATCTCTCGCCCATCAATCACAAGGATGTGCCGCTGGAGGTGGTGCCGCTGGTCGATTCGGTCAACGATCTGCTGCAGCGCCTGCACGACTCCATCGCCACGCAGAAACGCTTTCTGGCCGATGCGGCCCACCAGCTCAAGACCCCGCTGGCAGGCCTGCGCATGCAGGCCGACCTGGCCCAACGCGAGGGCACCAATACCGAAGATCTCAAACGCTCGCTGGCGCAGATCGGCCGCTCAAGCATGCGTGCCACGCATACTGTCAACCAGCTGCTGGCACTGGCACGGGCCGAGAGCGCCGTGCCCGCCATGCAGGGCTGCAACCTCGTGCGCATCGTCACCGACGTGGTGCAGGACTGCCTGCCGCGCGCCATGGACAAGCACATAGACCTGGGCTACGAGGGTGCCGGTGCCAGCACGCCCGGCGTCTGGCTCAACGGCAATGCCACGCTGCTGACTGAGCTGGTGCGCAATCTGGTGGACAACGCCATCAACTACACACCATCGACCAGCGAACAGCCAGGCATGGTCACCGTGCGCGTGCAGGCCGATCATTTCGGCCAGATCCTGCTGCTGCAGGTCGAGGACTCCGGCCCCGGCGTACCGCTGGGCGAGCGCGAACTGATCTTCCAGCCCTTTTACCGGGCACTGGGCTCCGAAGCCGACGGCTCCGGTCTGGGCCTGCCCATCGTCATGGAAATCGCCCGTCAGCATGGGGCGCAAGTGCTGCTGCAGGATGCCAGGCCCGGTCATGCCCCACCGGGGGCGCTGTTT